The following are encoded together in the Glycine max cultivar Williams 82 chromosome 8, Glycine_max_v4.0, whole genome shotgun sequence genome:
- the LOC100775370 gene encoding uncharacterized protein isoform X6, with amino-acid sequence MIEIGDEFRAATLQLGGVEGVVGGERRDLALARSEAMDTVPSSRQRSHSSGTLTRARSQLYHHRNRSGQLRFDPVPSLDEPCAELLGFRRTNCKKAKRDDGDLPRRLTKDLRARRVYSPPQSTNSGLIESAFPKGNAEAIGSPDLGLFFEARGFDRGNADLFEESGGDCSEKFDGLDGATTLPDAEICGGSNSKVNKDVEKLDAEVPVKDTPSTGNGSSLKSKSVGVLRPCFQGKLFKAPGSVNYRRLFPFQKDTVRDDSVDTPKLGFCQKDQEGRQGFQLPLSPQSEEESKQELKTDATADYGVKDATSDLPDDGLKQLSSHMNNLDCVEASTSQEFGVLNEECIQTTPPDADIYVNSEVNVKPMDFTRSTHENAGQGFCLKADKVKDSLKSKSVPRQLLHRKLFKTPGSVSYKRLLPFLMDLTKDDSDRSKFDHQTHHQEDEAKRFQLPLSSESEEASIDEHKTNSSPMHGTVESNGLENYVLVNPSHGNQPKLTPSQDFPEFPMQLDAKEVVRGDLSAPSVNEHTENFAIASKDECLSASELNPCSVMVDGFHSAKNVAHNDGVKEVQNTISRQHDSDSPPKDQYMLYLKGDVSGLTSVHRSSKEKGFTIAYDESKQFVNLKERESVSRFPPECQTLSQLDLNVLDAEENVTSLNHVQVSNDILGAPSENITSEKSDMAGHSGDKAGSVQNGIVLCSRMPSKGSDNKNASGIKNGSESKITSVLKRCPQFKLLKHAGSLNYKRLLPFILDTMKDDSCNSCPQQQSGLQACDLNNDSSSPKSQIPEFQSSHDSCKVIQLQDEQVVLNGLCKPESSTDPSISVHGIDLPITTLAPMINEVTTREATPDSSKSLSVFSEVKGNNSFLMSSNEKLPETHECSQSLSQLQVVEQLRVPAVGLKKGILKRNPRGCRGVCACLNCASFRLHAERAFEFSKNQLLDAEEVAHNLMKELSHLRNMLESSADSVNNNPVFGGSQVKEACRKACAAEELAKNRLSQMHDDLNIHCRITSLQPPTVTFAVHVEKEVIQPGG; translated from the exons ATGATCGAGATTGGTGACGAATTCAGAGCCGCGACGCTTCAACTCGGAGGCGTAGAGGGCGTAGTCGGTGGAGAAAGGAGAG ATCTAGCATTAGCGCGCTCAGAGGCCATGGACACCGTCCCAAGTTCCCGTCAGCGGAGCCACTCCTCTGGTACACTCACTCGCGCCAGATCACAGCTCTATCATCATCGGAACCGCTCCGGTCAACTCCGCTTCGATCCCGTTCCCTCACTGGACGAACCCTGCGCGGAACTTCTTGGCTTTCGCCGAACCAATTGCAAGAAAGCGAAGCGCGACGACGGCGACCTTCCTCGCCGCCTGACCAAGGATCTTCGCGCCAGGCGAGTCTATTCGCCTCCGCAATCCACTAATTCCGGTTTGATCGAAAGCGCGTTTCCCAAGGGAAACGCCGAAGCAATCGGGAGTCCCGATTTGGGGCTTTTTTTCGAGGCTCGGGGTTTCGATAGGGGAAATGCTGATTTGTTTGAAGAGAGCGGTGGAGATTGTTCGGAGAAATTTGATGGTTTGGACGGAGCAACAACTCTACCTGATGCTGAGATTTGCGGTGGTTCAAATTCCAAGGTTAACAAAGATGTAGAGAAACTGGACGCAGAGGTTCCTGTCAAAGATACACCTTCCACTGGGAATGGTTCTTCTCTCAAGAGCAAATCTGTAGGG GTTCTCAGACCATGTTTCCAGGGGAAGTTGTTCAAGGCCCCGGGTTCAGTCAATTACAGAAGGTTGTTTCCATTTCAAAAGGATACCGTGAGAGATGATTCTG TAGATACACCAAAATTGGGATTTTGCCAGAAAGACCAGGAGGGTAGACAGGGATTCCAACTGCCTTTGTCACCTCAAAGTGAAGAAGAGTCTAAACAAGAACTTAAGACGGATGCCACTGCAGATTATGGTGTTAAAGATGCTACAAGTGATTTGCCCGATGATGGCTTGAAGCAATTGTCTAGCCACATGAATAATCTTGATTGTGTTGAGGCTAGTACCTCACAGGAGTTTGGTgttttgaatgaagaatgtatACAGACAACTCCTCCTGATGCTGATATATATGTTAATTCAGAGGTCAATGTCAAACCCATGGATTTTACCAGAAGCACTCATGAAAATGCGGGTCAAGGGTTTTGTCTGAAAGCTGACAAGGTGAAAGATTCTCTTAAGAGTAAATCC GTGCCGAGACAACTTTTGCACAGGAAACTTTTTAAAACCCCAGGTTCTGTCAGCTATAAAAGGTTGCTTCCATTTCTAATGGATCTTACCAAAGATGACTCTG ATAGATCCAAATTTGATCATCAGACACATCATCAAGAAGATGAGGCAAAGAGGTTCCAACTTCCTTTGTCATCTGAAAGTGAAGAAGCTTCTATAGATGAGCATAAGACAAACAGCAGTCCCATGCATGGCACAGTTGAGTCTAATGGTTTGGAAAACTATGTATTAGTTAATCCTTCTCATGGCAACCAGCCAAAATTGACACCTTCCCAAGACTTTCCTGAATTTCCAATGCAATTGGACGCAAAAGAAGTGGTTCGCGGTGATTTATCTGCACCCTCTGTCAATGAACATACAGAGAACTTTGCAATTGCTTCTAAGGATGAATGCTTGAGTGCATCAGAGCTTAATCCATGTTCAGTAATGGTGGATGGTTTTCACTCTGCTAAGAATGTTGCGCATAATGATGGCGTCAAGGAAGTACAAAATACGATATCCAGACAACACGATAGTGACTCACCACCCAAAGATCAGTATATGCTTTATCTCAAAGGTGATGTCTCTGGGCTTACATCTGTGCATCGttcaagtaaagaaaaaggatTCACTATTGCTTATGATGAAAGCAAACAGTTTGTGAATCTGAAGGAGCGTGAATCTGTTAGCAGATTTCCCCCTGAATGTCAGACTCTAAGTCAATTGGATCTTAATGTGCTAGATGCTGAGGAGAATGTAACAAGTTTAAATCATGTCCAGGTTTCAAATGATATACTTGGAGCTCCATCTGAGAATATTACCTCAGAAAAATCTGACATGGCAGGGCATAGCGGTGACAAAGCAGGAAGTGTGCAGAATGGGATAGTTTTATGTTCAAGAATGCCTTCAAAAGGTAGTGATAACAAAAATGCTAGTGGAATAAAAAATGGCTCTGAATCCAAGATCACTTCG GTTCTTAAACGCTGTCCACAGTTTAAATTGTTGAAACATGCTGGATCTTTAAACTACAAGAGATTGCTTCCATTTATATTGGATACCATGAAAGATGATTCTT GCAATTCTTGTCCTCAGCAACAATCAGGGTTGCAGGCTTGTGATTTAAACAATGATAGTTCAAGCCCAAAATCTCAAATTCCTGAATTTCAGTCATCTCATGATTCatgcaaagtgattcaactgCAAGATGAACAGGTTGTATTAAATGGACTCTGCAAGCCAGAAAGCTCCACTGATCCATCAATTTCTGTTCATGGAATAGACTTACCAATCACAACCTTGGCACCTATGATTAATGAAGTTACCACCAGAGAGGCTACACCTGACTCGTCCAAGTCATTATCAGTTTTCTCTGAAGTAAAAGGAAACAATTCTTTCCTGATGTCTTCTAATGAGAAGCTACCTGAAACACACGAATGTTCTCAGAGCTTGTCTCAACTGCAAGTTGTAGAACAACTTAGAGTTCCCGCTGTTGGTTTGAAAAaaggaattttaaaaagaaatccaAGAGGATGCAGAGGGGTTTGTGCATGTTTGAACTGTGCTTCTTTTCGGCTTCATGCAGAAAGAGCATTTGAGTTTTCTAAAAATCAATTGTTAGATGCGGAAGAGGTTGCTCATAATCTTATGAAGGAACTATCTCATCTAAGAAATATGTTAGAAAGTTCTGCTGATAGTGTCAACAATAATCCCGTTTTTGGTGGAAGCCAG GTGAAAGAAGCTTGCAGGAAAGCATGTGCAGCTGAAGAACTTGCAAAGAACCGTCTTAGTCAGATGCACGATGATCTTAATATTCATTGCAGAATAACG AGCTTGCAGCCACCAACGGTTACGTTTGCGGTTCATGTTGAAAAAGAAGTCATTCAACCTGGCGGATAA
- the LOC100775370 gene encoding uncharacterized protein isoform X5: MIEIGDEFRAATLQLGGVEGVVGGERRDLALARSEAMDTVPSSRQRSHSSGTLTRARSQLYHHRNRSGQLRFDPVPSLDEPCAELLGFRRTNCKKAKRDDGDLPRRLTKDLRARRVYSPPQSTNSGLIESAFPKGNAEAIGSPDLGLFFEARGFDRGNADLFEESGGDCSEKFDGLDGATTLPDAEICGGSNSKVNKDVEKLDAEVPVKDTPSTGNGSSLKSKSVGVLRPCFQGKLFKAPGSVNYRRLFPFQKDTVRDDSVDTPKLGFCQKDQEGRQGFQLPLSPQSEEESKQELKTDATADYGVKDATSDLPDDGLKQLSSHMNNLDCVEASTSQEFGVLNEECIQTTPPDADIYVNSEVNVKPMDFTRSTHENAGQGFCLKADKVPRQLLHRKLFKTPGSVSYKRLLPFLMDLTKDDSDRSKFDHQTHHQEDEAKRFQLPLSSESEEASIDEHKTNSSPMHGTVESNGLENYVLVNPSHGNQPKLTPSQDFPEFPMQLDAKEVVRGDLSAPSVNEHTENFAIASKDECLSASELNPCSVMVDGFHSAKNVAHNDGVKEVQNTISRQHDSDSPPKDQYMLYLKGDVSGLTSVHRSSKEKGFTIAYDESKQFVNLKERESVSRFPPECQTLSQLDLNVLDAEENVTSLNHVQVSNDILGAPSENITSEKSDMAGHSGDKAGSVQNGIVLCSRMPSKGSDNKNASGIKNGSESKITSVLKRCPQFKLLKHAGSLNYKRLLPFILDTMKDDSCASVNDHHPKLAKSMDQTPLPISTSNLHLTPVNDSNGCVPVEHFAGNSCPQQQSGLQACDLNNDSSSPKSQIPEFQSSHDSCKVIQLQDEQVVLNGLCKPESSTDPSISVHGIDLPITTLAPMINEVTTREATPDSSKSLSVFSEVKGNNSFLMSSNEKLPETHECSQSLSQLQVVEQLRVPAVGLKKGILKRNPRGCRGVCACLNCASFRLHAERAFEFSKNQLLDAEEVAHNLMKELSHLRNMLESSADSVNNNPVFGGSQVKEACRKACAAEELAKNRLSQMHDDLNIHCRITSLQPPTVTFAVHVEKEVIQPGG, from the exons ATGATCGAGATTGGTGACGAATTCAGAGCCGCGACGCTTCAACTCGGAGGCGTAGAGGGCGTAGTCGGTGGAGAAAGGAGAG ATCTAGCATTAGCGCGCTCAGAGGCCATGGACACCGTCCCAAGTTCCCGTCAGCGGAGCCACTCCTCTGGTACACTCACTCGCGCCAGATCACAGCTCTATCATCATCGGAACCGCTCCGGTCAACTCCGCTTCGATCCCGTTCCCTCACTGGACGAACCCTGCGCGGAACTTCTTGGCTTTCGCCGAACCAATTGCAAGAAAGCGAAGCGCGACGACGGCGACCTTCCTCGCCGCCTGACCAAGGATCTTCGCGCCAGGCGAGTCTATTCGCCTCCGCAATCCACTAATTCCGGTTTGATCGAAAGCGCGTTTCCCAAGGGAAACGCCGAAGCAATCGGGAGTCCCGATTTGGGGCTTTTTTTCGAGGCTCGGGGTTTCGATAGGGGAAATGCTGATTTGTTTGAAGAGAGCGGTGGAGATTGTTCGGAGAAATTTGATGGTTTGGACGGAGCAACAACTCTACCTGATGCTGAGATTTGCGGTGGTTCAAATTCCAAGGTTAACAAAGATGTAGAGAAACTGGACGCAGAGGTTCCTGTCAAAGATACACCTTCCACTGGGAATGGTTCTTCTCTCAAGAGCAAATCTGTAGGG GTTCTCAGACCATGTTTCCAGGGGAAGTTGTTCAAGGCCCCGGGTTCAGTCAATTACAGAAGGTTGTTTCCATTTCAAAAGGATACCGTGAGAGATGATTCTG TAGATACACCAAAATTGGGATTTTGCCAGAAAGACCAGGAGGGTAGACAGGGATTCCAACTGCCTTTGTCACCTCAAAGTGAAGAAGAGTCTAAACAAGAACTTAAGACGGATGCCACTGCAGATTATGGTGTTAAAGATGCTACAAGTGATTTGCCCGATGATGGCTTGAAGCAATTGTCTAGCCACATGAATAATCTTGATTGTGTTGAGGCTAGTACCTCACAGGAGTTTGGTgttttgaatgaagaatgtatACAGACAACTCCTCCTGATGCTGATATATATGTTAATTCAGAGGTCAATGTCAAACCCATGGATTTTACCAGAAGCACTCATGAAAATGCGGGTCAAGGGTTTTGTCTGAAAGCTGACAAG GTGCCGAGACAACTTTTGCACAGGAAACTTTTTAAAACCCCAGGTTCTGTCAGCTATAAAAGGTTGCTTCCATTTCTAATGGATCTTACCAAAGATGACTCTG ATAGATCCAAATTTGATCATCAGACACATCATCAAGAAGATGAGGCAAAGAGGTTCCAACTTCCTTTGTCATCTGAAAGTGAAGAAGCTTCTATAGATGAGCATAAGACAAACAGCAGTCCCATGCATGGCACAGTTGAGTCTAATGGTTTGGAAAACTATGTATTAGTTAATCCTTCTCATGGCAACCAGCCAAAATTGACACCTTCCCAAGACTTTCCTGAATTTCCAATGCAATTGGACGCAAAAGAAGTGGTTCGCGGTGATTTATCTGCACCCTCTGTCAATGAACATACAGAGAACTTTGCAATTGCTTCTAAGGATGAATGCTTGAGTGCATCAGAGCTTAATCCATGTTCAGTAATGGTGGATGGTTTTCACTCTGCTAAGAATGTTGCGCATAATGATGGCGTCAAGGAAGTACAAAATACGATATCCAGACAACACGATAGTGACTCACCACCCAAAGATCAGTATATGCTTTATCTCAAAGGTGATGTCTCTGGGCTTACATCTGTGCATCGttcaagtaaagaaaaaggatTCACTATTGCTTATGATGAAAGCAAACAGTTTGTGAATCTGAAGGAGCGTGAATCTGTTAGCAGATTTCCCCCTGAATGTCAGACTCTAAGTCAATTGGATCTTAATGTGCTAGATGCTGAGGAGAATGTAACAAGTTTAAATCATGTCCAGGTTTCAAATGATATACTTGGAGCTCCATCTGAGAATATTACCTCAGAAAAATCTGACATGGCAGGGCATAGCGGTGACAAAGCAGGAAGTGTGCAGAATGGGATAGTTTTATGTTCAAGAATGCCTTCAAAAGGTAGTGATAACAAAAATGCTAGTGGAATAAAAAATGGCTCTGAATCCAAGATCACTTCG GTTCTTAAACGCTGTCCACAGTTTAAATTGTTGAAACATGCTGGATCTTTAAACTACAAGAGATTGCTTCCATTTATATTGGATACCATGAAAGATGATTCTT GTGCTTCAGTAAATGATCATCACCCAAAACTTGCGAAATCCATGGATCAAACACCTCTGCCAATTTCAACTTCAAATTTACATCTAACTCCTGTAAATGATTCAAATGGTTGTGTTCCCGTGGAACATTTTGCAGGCAATTCTTGTCCTCAGCAACAATCAGGGTTGCAGGCTTGTGATTTAAACAATGATAGTTCAAGCCCAAAATCTCAAATTCCTGAATTTCAGTCATCTCATGATTCatgcaaagtgattcaactgCAAGATGAACAGGTTGTATTAAATGGACTCTGCAAGCCAGAAAGCTCCACTGATCCATCAATTTCTGTTCATGGAATAGACTTACCAATCACAACCTTGGCACCTATGATTAATGAAGTTACCACCAGAGAGGCTACACCTGACTCGTCCAAGTCATTATCAGTTTTCTCTGAAGTAAAAGGAAACAATTCTTTCCTGATGTCTTCTAATGAGAAGCTACCTGAAACACACGAATGTTCTCAGAGCTTGTCTCAACTGCAAGTTGTAGAACAACTTAGAGTTCCCGCTGTTGGTTTGAAAAaaggaattttaaaaagaaatccaAGAGGATGCAGAGGGGTTTGTGCATGTTTGAACTGTGCTTCTTTTCGGCTTCATGCAGAAAGAGCATTTGAGTTTTCTAAAAATCAATTGTTAGATGCGGAAGAGGTTGCTCATAATCTTATGAAGGAACTATCTCATCTAAGAAATATGTTAGAAAGTTCTGCTGATAGTGTCAACAATAATCCCGTTTTTGGTGGAAGCCAG GTGAAAGAAGCTTGCAGGAAAGCATGTGCAGCTGAAGAACTTGCAAAGAACCGTCTTAGTCAGATGCACGATGATCTTAATATTCATTGCAGAATAACG AGCTTGCAGCCACCAACGGTTACGTTTGCGGTTCATGTTGAAAAAGAAGTCATTCAACCTGGCGGATAA
- the LOC100775370 gene encoding uncharacterized protein isoform X3, translated as MIEIGDEFRAATLQLGGVEGVVGGERRDLALARSEAMDTVPSSRQRSHSSGTLTRARSQLYHHRNRSGQLRFDPVPSLDEPCAELLGFRRTNCKKAKRDDGDLPRRLTKDLRARRVYSPPQSTNSGLIESAFPKGNAEAIGSPDLGLFFEARGFDRGNADLFEESGGDCSEKFDGLDGATTLPDAEICGGSNSKVNKDVEKLDAEVPVKDTPSTGNGSSLKSKSVLRPCFQGKLFKAPGSVNYRRLFPFQKDTVRDDSVDTPKLGFCQKDQEGRQGFQLPLSPQSEEESKQELKTDATADYGVKDATSDLPDDGLKQLSSHMNNLDCVEASTSQEFGVLNEECIQTTPPDADIYVNSEVNVKPMDFTRSTHENAGQGFCLKADKVKDSLKSKSVPRQLLHRKLFKTPGSVSYKRLLPFLMDLTKDDSDRSKFDHQTHHQEDEAKRFQLPLSSESEEASIDEHKTNSSPMHGTVESNGLENYVLVNPSHGNQPKLTPSQDFPEFPMQLDAKEVVRGDLSAPSVNEHTENFAIASKDECLSASELNPCSVMVDGFHSAKNVAHNDGVKEVQNTISRQHDSDSPPKDQYMLYLKGDVSGLTSVHRSSKEKGFTIAYDESKQFVNLKERESVSRFPPECQTLSQLDLNVLDAEENVTSLNHVQVSNDILGAPSENITSEKSDMAGHSGDKAGSVQNGIVLCSRMPSKGSDNKNASGIKNGSESKITSVLKRCPQFKLLKHAGSLNYKRLLPFILDTMKDDSCASVNDHHPKLAKSMDQTPLPISTSNLHLTPVNDSNGCVPVEHFAGNSCPQQQSGLQACDLNNDSSSPKSQIPEFQSSHDSCKVIQLQDEQVVLNGLCKPESSTDPSISVHGIDLPITTLAPMINEVTTREATPDSSKSLSVFSEVKGNNSFLMSSNEKLPETHECSQSLSQLQVVEQLRVPAVGLKKGILKRNPRGCRGVCACLNCASFRLHAERAFEFSKNQLLDAEEVAHNLMKELSHLRNMLESSADSVNNNPVFGGSQVKEACRKACAAEELAKNRLSQMHDDLNIHCRITSLQPPTVTFAVHVEKEVIQPGG; from the exons ATGATCGAGATTGGTGACGAATTCAGAGCCGCGACGCTTCAACTCGGAGGCGTAGAGGGCGTAGTCGGTGGAGAAAGGAGAG ATCTAGCATTAGCGCGCTCAGAGGCCATGGACACCGTCCCAAGTTCCCGTCAGCGGAGCCACTCCTCTGGTACACTCACTCGCGCCAGATCACAGCTCTATCATCATCGGAACCGCTCCGGTCAACTCCGCTTCGATCCCGTTCCCTCACTGGACGAACCCTGCGCGGAACTTCTTGGCTTTCGCCGAACCAATTGCAAGAAAGCGAAGCGCGACGACGGCGACCTTCCTCGCCGCCTGACCAAGGATCTTCGCGCCAGGCGAGTCTATTCGCCTCCGCAATCCACTAATTCCGGTTTGATCGAAAGCGCGTTTCCCAAGGGAAACGCCGAAGCAATCGGGAGTCCCGATTTGGGGCTTTTTTTCGAGGCTCGGGGTTTCGATAGGGGAAATGCTGATTTGTTTGAAGAGAGCGGTGGAGATTGTTCGGAGAAATTTGATGGTTTGGACGGAGCAACAACTCTACCTGATGCTGAGATTTGCGGTGGTTCAAATTCCAAGGTTAACAAAGATGTAGAGAAACTGGACGCAGAGGTTCCTGTCAAAGATACACCTTCCACTGGGAATGGTTCTTCTCTCAAGAGCAAATCT GTTCTCAGACCATGTTTCCAGGGGAAGTTGTTCAAGGCCCCGGGTTCAGTCAATTACAGAAGGTTGTTTCCATTTCAAAAGGATACCGTGAGAGATGATTCTG TAGATACACCAAAATTGGGATTTTGCCAGAAAGACCAGGAGGGTAGACAGGGATTCCAACTGCCTTTGTCACCTCAAAGTGAAGAAGAGTCTAAACAAGAACTTAAGACGGATGCCACTGCAGATTATGGTGTTAAAGATGCTACAAGTGATTTGCCCGATGATGGCTTGAAGCAATTGTCTAGCCACATGAATAATCTTGATTGTGTTGAGGCTAGTACCTCACAGGAGTTTGGTgttttgaatgaagaatgtatACAGACAACTCCTCCTGATGCTGATATATATGTTAATTCAGAGGTCAATGTCAAACCCATGGATTTTACCAGAAGCACTCATGAAAATGCGGGTCAAGGGTTTTGTCTGAAAGCTGACAAGGTGAAAGATTCTCTTAAGAGTAAATCC GTGCCGAGACAACTTTTGCACAGGAAACTTTTTAAAACCCCAGGTTCTGTCAGCTATAAAAGGTTGCTTCCATTTCTAATGGATCTTACCAAAGATGACTCTG ATAGATCCAAATTTGATCATCAGACACATCATCAAGAAGATGAGGCAAAGAGGTTCCAACTTCCTTTGTCATCTGAAAGTGAAGAAGCTTCTATAGATGAGCATAAGACAAACAGCAGTCCCATGCATGGCACAGTTGAGTCTAATGGTTTGGAAAACTATGTATTAGTTAATCCTTCTCATGGCAACCAGCCAAAATTGACACCTTCCCAAGACTTTCCTGAATTTCCAATGCAATTGGACGCAAAAGAAGTGGTTCGCGGTGATTTATCTGCACCCTCTGTCAATGAACATACAGAGAACTTTGCAATTGCTTCTAAGGATGAATGCTTGAGTGCATCAGAGCTTAATCCATGTTCAGTAATGGTGGATGGTTTTCACTCTGCTAAGAATGTTGCGCATAATGATGGCGTCAAGGAAGTACAAAATACGATATCCAGACAACACGATAGTGACTCACCACCCAAAGATCAGTATATGCTTTATCTCAAAGGTGATGTCTCTGGGCTTACATCTGTGCATCGttcaagtaaagaaaaaggatTCACTATTGCTTATGATGAAAGCAAACAGTTTGTGAATCTGAAGGAGCGTGAATCTGTTAGCAGATTTCCCCCTGAATGTCAGACTCTAAGTCAATTGGATCTTAATGTGCTAGATGCTGAGGAGAATGTAACAAGTTTAAATCATGTCCAGGTTTCAAATGATATACTTGGAGCTCCATCTGAGAATATTACCTCAGAAAAATCTGACATGGCAGGGCATAGCGGTGACAAAGCAGGAAGTGTGCAGAATGGGATAGTTTTATGTTCAAGAATGCCTTCAAAAGGTAGTGATAACAAAAATGCTAGTGGAATAAAAAATGGCTCTGAATCCAAGATCACTTCG GTTCTTAAACGCTGTCCACAGTTTAAATTGTTGAAACATGCTGGATCTTTAAACTACAAGAGATTGCTTCCATTTATATTGGATACCATGAAAGATGATTCTT GTGCTTCAGTAAATGATCATCACCCAAAACTTGCGAAATCCATGGATCAAACACCTCTGCCAATTTCAACTTCAAATTTACATCTAACTCCTGTAAATGATTCAAATGGTTGTGTTCCCGTGGAACATTTTGCAGGCAATTCTTGTCCTCAGCAACAATCAGGGTTGCAGGCTTGTGATTTAAACAATGATAGTTCAAGCCCAAAATCTCAAATTCCTGAATTTCAGTCATCTCATGATTCatgcaaagtgattcaactgCAAGATGAACAGGTTGTATTAAATGGACTCTGCAAGCCAGAAAGCTCCACTGATCCATCAATTTCTGTTCATGGAATAGACTTACCAATCACAACCTTGGCACCTATGATTAATGAAGTTACCACCAGAGAGGCTACACCTGACTCGTCCAAGTCATTATCAGTTTTCTCTGAAGTAAAAGGAAACAATTCTTTCCTGATGTCTTCTAATGAGAAGCTACCTGAAACACACGAATGTTCTCAGAGCTTGTCTCAACTGCAAGTTGTAGAACAACTTAGAGTTCCCGCTGTTGGTTTGAAAAaaggaattttaaaaagaaatccaAGAGGATGCAGAGGGGTTTGTGCATGTTTGAACTGTGCTTCTTTTCGGCTTCATGCAGAAAGAGCATTTGAGTTTTCTAAAAATCAATTGTTAGATGCGGAAGAGGTTGCTCATAATCTTATGAAGGAACTATCTCATCTAAGAAATATGTTAGAAAGTTCTGCTGATAGTGTCAACAATAATCCCGTTTTTGGTGGAAGCCAG GTGAAAGAAGCTTGCAGGAAAGCATGTGCAGCTGAAGAACTTGCAAAGAACCGTCTTAGTCAGATGCACGATGATCTTAATATTCATTGCAGAATAACG AGCTTGCAGCCACCAACGGTTACGTTTGCGGTTCATGTTGAAAAAGAAGTCATTCAACCTGGCGGATAA